A segment of the uncultured Desulfobulbus sp. genome:
AAAAACAGAGTTGCAGGGGAGCGGTGACACTTATTTGATACAAAAGGGAGCCCAACGCGGCACAACACAGCAATGCTCCCAGCAAAGATATCCATATACGGCTCTGTGTTTCCCGGGCAAGCTTAACGTTTGCCATATTGACACAGGCAAATATCAAAAGAAAACCACCGGACCCCATGGTGGAAATGGCAGACAGATCGACAAGATTTGCAAGTACGATCGTCACCCCTGCTGTGATAAACAGCCCAAGTAAGGGTTTGTCCCAGACTTTTTTCTCCAGCAATTCAGGCAACTCACCATCTTGAGCAATCACATAGCTTAACCGTGCGGCACCGTAGATTGTCGCATTCACGGCAGAAGCTGTAGAGAGCATAGCTGCGATGGCAATCAGAGTAAATCCAGCCTGGCCAAGTGAAGGCCTGGCCGCTTCGGCAAGCGCATAATCTTTGGCGCCCAGAATGGTTGCAAGGGGCAGTGTCCCCACAGTGACCACGGCTACGCATATATAGAGAACAATGACAAATCCGACACTTGCGTACAAGGCTCGTGGCAATACTTTATCGGCATCCCTGACATCCTGTGCGGTGTTTGCAATCAACTCAAATCCCTCATATGCAAGAAAAATAATCATCCCACCTGCGATAAGGGAAAGGGGGGAGCTCCAGGTGGCCGGGGCAATATTATCAGCCTGAACACCAAAAAAGCCGACACCTATGAACAGGCCTAGAATAAGAAGTTTAAGCAAGACAATATAATCTTCGGCCTCTCCTACAAGCCTGGAACTAAGCAGATTCAGGCCTGTTATCCCGACGACACAACCGGTAATGAGTATATGTTTCCATATTCCCTGGATGGCAACGGGAAAAAATGTTGCTCCATAGCTACCAAAAGCATAGGCATATAAAGACAGCATTACCATATAGCTCAGCCATAAGAGAATATTGGCGCTTCCCGTCAAGAGCCCACTGCCGAAAGCTCGATCGAGAAAGGTGACTGTTCCCCCTTGACTGGGAAAACTGACTGCAAGGTGGGCATAGGAATACGAGGTCACTAACGCCACCAGACCGGCTATGAGAAAGGCAACCGGAGCCCCACCGCCGCTGAGCTGTACGGAGAGGCCAAGGACTGCAAAAATCCCTCCTCCTACCATGCCTCCTATACCAATGGATGACACTTCCCAAAATCCGAGTTTTTTTATCTCCGTCTGTTCCATCGCTCTTTTCTACTCCCGAGTACGGCAAAGGCTCTATTCATTCAATATCAGAGGTTTTTTCGTTGATTGTCTTCGCCGCTTATGCTTGAGTTTAAATTGAACCTGGATGAACGCATGCGATTACAGGTTGAATTTTCTTTTGATTTTTTTCCGAGGCACTGCTCTGGAAACTTCGCACTCGCCCCCTTGAGATAAGCACAGTTGTTAGGTGCTGACTCTTTGCGTAGCTATCTTTTAGTACAACACCTGAATCCTTTGCCGCTAGAGGCATCAAAAATGGAAAAACGAAGATTTAGCCGAATTACCCTCAAAATGGCAGCCAAGCTCACCGTCGGTGAGGAGATCTACTCCTTCAACGCTGTTGACAACCTCAGCGTTGGGGGATGCTCACTCAATATTGAAACCAATGTCGCCGAGGCGAGCGAGTGCCGACTCTGGATCCCTCTTGACTCGACCAACCCAGGACTGGGGATTGATGTCTGCGGTGTTGTGTTACGTTCAACGGGAAACAATCTTGGTATTCGTTTTGACACGATCGGCCCGGACAGCCTCTTTCATCTGCACAACCTGATCCGCTATAACGCCCCGGATCCAGATCGTATCGACGAAGAAATCACCCAACATCCGGGCCTCAAGTAAACGCACATCAAATCGTTGAAGGCGGAACACAGAAAAATGCGCCCCGCCACCTCCTCAGCTCAGCTGGACACGATTGACCTGTGCCTGGTCGCGTTGCACTGTTCGGTGATACTGTACGGTGGGATATCCAAACAGCAACCCATAGCCCTTGATATGGTCCTCGGGAATACCTAAACGAGCATACATATCAACATCGTCTTTGATTATCGAAAAGGCCGTGGGGATCATGCCGTTCCAAAGTGTACCAATCCCCATGGCACCAGCCAGAAGGTCGAAGTAACTCATGGCGATAATTGCATCGGCATCCGGAGTCGCTATGCTCGGAGGGGCTGTAATCATCAAGAGATGTGGTGCGTTGCGAAAGATAATATCCTTCCCCTGTTTCCAGGCAGAAACCATATGCCGGTAGTAGCTCAGCTCTTTGGGCAACCTTTTTTCCTGGACAACTTTGCGCAGCCCTTCCATGGTCTCTTCACGCAGCCTATCCATACTCTTGGCATCTTCGATCAAGGTAAAGAGACAGCCCCTGTTGTTTTTGCCCGTGGGCGCATTGGCCACAATATGAAGCATCTCATCTATCGTTTCCCTACCAACGGGATCAGGCTTATAAAAACGCACTGATCTCCGTCCCCGAATCAAGGCCTCCACCTGACGCCCGTTGGGGAGCGTCTCCGGGAGGGGAAGAGATTTTTCCGGACGAATACC
Coding sequences within it:
- a CDS encoding APC family permease codes for the protein MEQTEIKKLGFWEVSSIGIGGMVGGGIFAVLGLSVQLSGGGAPVAFLIAGLVALVTSYSYAHLAVSFPSQGGTVTFLDRAFGSGLLTGSANILLWLSYMVMLSLYAYAFGSYGATFFPVAIQGIWKHILITGCVVGITGLNLLSSRLVGEAEDYIVLLKLLILGLFIGVGFFGVQADNIAPATWSSPLSLIAGGMIIFLAYEGFELIANTAQDVRDADKVLPRALYASVGFVIVLYICVAVVTVGTLPLATILGAKDYALAEAARPSLGQAGFTLIAIAAMLSTASAVNATIYGAARLSYVIAQDGELPELLEKKVWDKPLLGLFITAGVTIVLANLVDLSAISTMGSGGFLLIFACVNMANVKLARETQSRIWISLLGALLCCAALGSLLYQISVTAPLQLCFLGGMLGLAFCVELGFRLISQRTVYFRHLKKTDF
- a CDS encoding PilZ domain-containing protein, producing the protein MEKRRFSRITLKMAAKLTVGEEIYSFNAVDNLSVGGCSLNIETNVAEASECRLWIPLDSTNPGLGIDVCGVVLRSTGNNLGIRFDTIGPDSLFHLHNLIRYNAPDPDRIDEEITQHPGLK
- a CDS encoding nitroreductase family protein → MDLQLTIDQELCVQCGACVEDCPFHILEMEDGLPVAIPKREHHCIQCQHCLAVCPTGALSICGIRPEKSLPLPETLPNGRQVEALIRGRRSVRFYKPDPVGRETIDEMLHIVANAPTGKNNRGCLFTLIEDAKSMDRLREETMEGLRKVVQEKRLPKELSYYRHMVSAWKQGKDIIFRNAPHLLMITAPPSIATPDADAIIAMSYFDLLAGAMGIGTLWNGMIPTAFSIIKDDVDMYARLGIPEDHIKGYGLLFGYPTVQYHRTVQRDQAQVNRVQLS